The Rhodococcus rhodochrous DNA window CGTGAACTCGGCGACGTCGGCGGCCGACGCCTCGTTGCCGTACACGATGCGCAGCGGGTTGTCGTGGTCGTCGGGCTGCTCGGGAGTCGCCACGACATACGACAGCGGCTTGCCGACGTAGTTCGCGAAGGTCACCCCGTAGCGGCGGACGTCGGGAAGGAAACCCGACGCCGAGAACCGTCGACGCAGAGCGATGCTGCCGCGCGCCGCGAGCCCGATCGCCCAGCCGGCGATCATCGCGTTGGAATGGAACAGGGGCATCGACACGTACACGGTGTCGTCGGGGCCGAGACCGAACCGCGTGGCGAGCATCGTCGCGGGATCGGTGAACTTGCGGTGCGTGCACCGCACGGCCTTCGGGTCGCCGCTCGTGCCCGACGTGAAGATCAGCATGAACAGGTCGTCGGGGGAGGGCGAGGCAGTCTCCCCGACCGTGTCGGCGAACGGGGCGAGCATCGCCGTCCACTCGGGCGAGTCGACGTCGATCACCCGCACGTCGCCGAGATCCACACCGTCGAGCAGGGACGCATGTGCGGCCTCGGTGAACACGACCCGGCAATCGGCGAGCGCGATGTCGCGGGCGAGCGCCGCACCGCGCCGGGTCGTGTTCAGGCCCACCACCACCGAACCGGAGAAGGCCGCGGCGCCCAGCAGCAACGAGAACTCCGGGACGTTGTCCATGAGGATCCCGATGTGCTTCGGCGCCGGGCCGTCGAGCAGGTCGCGTAACAGTGCGGCGCGTCGCCGGGACTGCGCGACGTGTTCGCGCCACGACAGTTCGGTCTCCTCGAAACGCAGGCCTCGATCGTCGACGTCGGCGAGTCGTTCGAGCAGTTCGGTGACGGTGAGAGCGGTCATGCGATCAGGCCGGGACGTCGGCGAGTTCGTGTCCGAGCGCGCGCAACTGGTCGGTGGCGGAGCCGAGCAGGAACTCGTGGTGCTTGGCCGCGAGGAAGTAGCGGTGCACCGGATGGTCCTCGTCGAGCCCGACACCGCCGTGCACGTGCACGGTCGTGTGCGCGACACGGTGTCCCGCATCGGCCGCCCAGAAGGCCGCGGTGCGCAGGGCGTCGTCGTGACGCTCACCCGAGGCCATCCGGAAGGCGGCCTGCCACAACGTCAGTCGCACCGCCTTGACGTCGATGTAGGCGTCGGCGAGTCGCTGGGAGACGGCCTGGAAACTACCGATCGGGCGATCGAACTGGACGCGTTCGCGCGCGTACTGCGCGGTGAGCTCGAGGGCCTGTTCGAGGACGCCGCACTGGTAGGCGGCGGAGCCGAGCAGGCTGCGGTCGCGCAACCACGTCGCCACGGCGACGCCGTCGGTGCCGAGAACACGGTCGGCCGGGAGCGGGACCTGCTCGAGGGTGACGATGCCGCGACTGTCGAAGTCGGTGGTCTGCTGCCGGGTGATCGAGACACCCGGATCGTCGGGTCGCACGAGGAAGACCGCCACCGAGTCGCTTACGGTGGCCGGGACGAGGAAACCGTCGGCGACCGGCGCCGCGTCGACGACGATCTTCACGCCGTCGAGCACGTGCCCGTCGCCCGTGGCCTGCGCCCGGGTCGCCGGGGTCGTGGGATCGGGATTCAGTTCCTCGGCAAGGGCTGCGGAGAGGATCTGCTCACCGGTCGCCGCGGGACGCCCCCACTCGGCCTGCTGCTCGGCGGTGCCGAACTCCGCGATCGCCGACGCGCACGCGGCGATCGAGCCGATGTAGGGGACGGCGGCGACGCCGCGGCCGAGTTCGCGCAGGATGCTCGCCTGCTCGAGTGGGCCGTACCCGTCTCCGCCCAGCGACTC harbors:
- a CDS encoding acyl-CoA dehydrogenase family protein encodes the protein MDFTLTEAQQDLAELTRSIVADIVTNEHLRTLDASEDRIDRTLWDTLASSGVLGAALPESLGGDGYGPLEQASILRELGRGVAAVPYIGSIAACASAIAEFGTAEQQAEWGRPAATGEQILSAALAEELNPDPTTPATRAQATGDGHVLDGVKIVVDAAPVADGFLVPATVSDSVAVFLVRPDDPGVSITRQQTTDFDSRGIVTLEQVPLPADRVLGTDGVAVATWLRDRSLLGSAAYQCGVLEQALELTAQYARERVQFDRPIGSFQAVSQRLADAYIDVKAVRLTLWQAAFRMASGERHDDALRTAAFWAADAGHRVAHTTVHVHGGVGLDEDHPVHRYFLAAKHHEFLLGSATDQLRALGHELADVPA
- a CDS encoding long-chain-fatty-acid--CoA ligase, with product MTALTVTELLERLADVDDRGLRFEETELSWREHVAQSRRRAALLRDLLDGPAPKHIGILMDNVPEFSLLLGAAAFSGSVVVGLNTTRRGAALARDIALADCRVVFTEAAHASLLDGVDLGDVRVIDVDSPEWTAMLAPFADTVGETASPSPDDLFMLIFTSGTSGDPKAVRCTHRKFTDPATMLATRFGLGPDDTVYVSMPLFHSNAMIAGWAIGLAARGSIALRRRFSASGFLPDVRRYGVTFANYVGKPLSYVVATPEQPDDHDNPLRIVYGNEASAADVAEFTRRFGARVVDGFGSTEGGIAIASAPDAPAGALGRLPEGIEILDPETGRRCPPAVFDANGRITNADAATGELVNVRGAGLFDGYYNNPEADAERLRDGRYHSGDLAYRDANGFVYFAGRSSGWLRVDGENLGAAPIERILMRYEGFAQVAVYGVPDRNVGDRVMAAVIPAAGSDFDPVAFARFLDAQTDLGPKQMPGLIRVCSEFPRTATFKVLTRSLAAERWSCSDPVWLRERGDSEFRLLSDELVHLLEPASVGTSAR